In one window of Azoarcus olearius DNA:
- a CDS encoding AI-2E family transporter, with amino-acid sequence MPSIFPAHLVARWLLFLLLLAGVYFLSGFIVPVLAALIIGFASWPLYERLLRRCGGRSAVAASLALMTVILVLVVPLSLAGSYAMREADTLIEWLLAANRNGMAPPRWVEALPLVGGRLAALWQEYLGAPQALGEWVQILSGQHLGNIYRILLAATGDLLHAVLTLLFMLITLFFIYKDGDRIAAQLDRVGEQVLPARWQRFSRVVPATVSATVTGMGLIAIGEGVVLGLAYWIAGVPSPVLLGVATAFMALIPGGAPLAFTLVSLYLVGSGDPMAGLALFTWGTCELFIVDKTLRPRLVGGPVKLPFLPTFFGLVGGVKTMGLVGLFVGPVLMALLVAIWREWLHHTEEEAAAAVGIEDGRPASDA; translated from the coding sequence ATGCCGTCCATCTTTCCCGCCCATCTCGTCGCCCGCTGGCTGCTGTTCCTGCTGCTGCTCGCAGGGGTGTATTTCCTCAGCGGTTTCATCGTGCCGGTGCTGGCCGCGCTGATCATCGGCTTTGCCAGCTGGCCGCTGTACGAGCGCCTGCTGCGGCGCTGCGGCGGGCGCAGCGCGGTGGCCGCCAGCCTCGCGCTGATGACCGTGATCCTGGTGCTGGTGGTGCCGCTGTCGCTCGCCGGCTCGTACGCGATGCGCGAAGCCGACACGCTGATCGAATGGCTGCTGGCGGCCAACCGCAACGGCATGGCGCCACCGCGCTGGGTGGAGGCGCTACCGCTGGTCGGCGGCCGGCTGGCGGCGCTGTGGCAGGAATACCTCGGCGCGCCGCAGGCCCTCGGCGAGTGGGTGCAGATCCTCAGCGGGCAGCACCTCGGCAACATCTACCGCATCCTGCTCGCGGCCACCGGCGATCTGCTGCACGCGGTGCTGACGCTGCTGTTCATGCTGATCACGCTGTTCTTCATCTACAAGGACGGTGACCGCATCGCGGCCCAGCTCGACCGCGTCGGCGAGCAGGTGCTGCCGGCGCGCTGGCAGCGCTTCTCGCGCGTGGTGCCGGCCACCGTCAGCGCCACCGTTACCGGCATGGGCCTGATCGCAATTGGCGAGGGCGTGGTGCTGGGGCTGGCCTACTGGATCGCCGGCGTACCGTCGCCGGTGCTGCTGGGGGTGGCGACCGCCTTCATGGCGTTGATCCCCGGCGGCGCGCCGCTCGCATTCACGCTGGTGTCGCTCTACCTGGTGGGCTCGGGCGACCCGATGGCGGGCCTCGCACTGTTCACCTGGGGCACCTGCGAACTCTTCATCGTGGACAAGACCCTGCGCCCGCGGCTGGTGGGCGGGCCGGTCAAGCTACCCTTCCTGCCGACCTTCTTCGGCCTGGTCGGCGGGGTCAAGACGATGGGGCTGGTGGGGCTCTTCGTCGGCCCGGTGCTGATGGCGCTGCTGGTGGCGATCTGGCGCGAGTGGCTGCATCACACCGAGGAAGAGGCCGCCGCCGCCGTCGGCATCGAGGACGGACGCCCCGCCAGCGACGCCTGA
- a CDS encoding DUF2946 family protein: MSTDGTACSPRPWPQVPACYGWLSLDRRGRWRLQGEPVTHRGLLAFLNQHYASEEDGAWFVQNGPQRVFVRLDYTPFVLRMGADGGLLTHTEVAAGPASAVHVDDEGSVLIATAAGIGLLDDRELPAFVDECRGADGAAAEIEAVLACAGVSWRGLPLQPIGRAEVAARYGFRADPQP, translated from the coding sequence ATGAGCACCGACGGAACCGCCTGTTCGCCCCGGCCCTGGCCGCAGGTGCCGGCCTGCTACGGCTGGCTGTCGCTCGACCGCCGCGGGCGCTGGCGCCTGCAGGGAGAGCCGGTGACGCACCGCGGCCTGCTCGCCTTCCTCAACCAGCATTACGCCAGCGAAGAGGACGGCGCGTGGTTCGTGCAGAACGGCCCGCAGCGCGTGTTCGTGCGGCTGGACTACACGCCGTTCGTGCTGCGGATGGGCGCGGATGGCGGACTCCTGACCCATACCGAGGTCGCGGCCGGGCCGGCGAGCGCGGTGCATGTCGATGACGAGGGCAGCGTGCTGATCGCCACCGCAGCCGGCATCGGCCTGCTCGACGACCGCGAGCTGCCCGCCTTCGTCGATGAGTGCCGCGGCGCGGACGGCGCTGCGGCCGAGATCGAAGCGGTGCTTGCCTGCGCCGGGGTGAGCTGGCGCGGCCTGCCGCTGCAGCCGATCGGGCGTGCCGAGGTGGCGGCGCGCTACGGCTTTCGCGCCGATCCGCAGCCCTGA
- a CDS encoding (Fe-S)-binding protein, with protein sequence MKHQLDWSSYETAGQGDAYAGIPATGGDFAKAVAVCISDRSCLKKPKGVMCPSFRATDEAAHSPGERVKVLKDALNGEFGDNPFADPRIRDALELCVGCKGCKRECANQVDMAAIKIEVLAQRNAALGVSPRDRLFASLPRLLGERRWLASLVRWRNRSPWLARLGERWLGIAAGRALPEPAAQPYAAPAARATAPADTADDRRVILFIDTFARHFEPEIAAAAHAVLDAAGYQVEVLAPAAADGEQRPLCCGRTWLSLGQVDAARAEARRMQAALRPALEKGWPVVGLEPSCILSLRDDHLKLGLGAEAEALAKQVYLFEEFIAREHDRKRLQLKLKPLAGGKTLVHGHCHQKAVGAMKSLRKVLRLIPEFDFEFVEASCCGMAGHFGLEAEHAEISRRMAELDLLPALRAAPDAPVLANGFSCRHQIREGVARQPRHVALLLQAALA encoded by the coding sequence ATGAAACATCAACTCGACTGGTCGTCCTACGAAACCGCCGGGCAGGGCGATGCCTATGCCGGCATTCCCGCGACCGGGGGCGACTTCGCCAAGGCGGTGGCGGTGTGCATCAGCGACCGCAGCTGCCTGAAGAAGCCGAAGGGCGTGATGTGCCCGAGCTTTCGCGCCACCGACGAGGCAGCGCACTCGCCCGGTGAGCGGGTGAAGGTGCTGAAGGACGCCCTGAACGGCGAATTCGGCGACAACCCGTTTGCCGACCCGCGCATCCGTGATGCGCTGGAACTGTGCGTCGGCTGCAAGGGCTGCAAGCGCGAGTGCGCCAACCAGGTGGACATGGCGGCGATCAAGATCGAGGTGCTCGCCCAGCGCAACGCCGCGCTCGGAGTCAGCCCGCGCGACCGCCTGTTCGCCAGCCTGCCGCGTCTGCTCGGCGAACGGCGCTGGCTCGCCAGCTTGGTGCGCTGGCGCAACCGCAGCCCCTGGCTCGCGCGGCTGGGCGAACGCTGGCTGGGCATCGCCGCCGGGCGGGCGCTGCCGGAACCCGCTGCCCAGCCCTACGCGGCCCCCGCGGCACGCGCCACCGCCCCGGCGGACACGGCCGATGACCGCCGCGTGATCCTCTTCATCGACACCTTCGCACGCCACTTCGAACCCGAAATCGCCGCCGCCGCCCACGCGGTGCTCGACGCCGCCGGCTACCAGGTCGAGGTACTGGCGCCGGCCGCCGCCGACGGCGAGCAGCGCCCACTGTGCTGCGGCCGCACTTGGCTGTCGCTCGGCCAGGTCGACGCGGCCCGCGCCGAGGCGCGCCGGATGCAGGCGGCGCTGCGGCCGGCGCTGGAAAAGGGCTGGCCGGTGGTGGGACTGGAACCGTCCTGCATCCTGTCGCTGCGCGACGACCACCTCAAGCTCGGCCTTGGCGCCGAAGCCGAGGCGCTCGCGAAGCAGGTCTACCTGTTCGAGGAATTCATCGCCCGCGAGCACGACCGCAAGCGCCTCCAGCTCAAGCTCAAGCCCCTCGCCGGCGGCAAGACCCTGGTGCATGGGCACTGCCACCAGAAGGCGGTGGGTGCGATGAAGTCGCTGCGCAAGGTGCTGCGCCTGATCCCCGAATTCGACTTCGAATTCGTCGAGGCCAGCTGCTGCGGCATGGCCGGGCATTTCGGCCTCGAGGCCGAGCACGCCGAAATCTCGCGCCGGATGGCCGAACTCGACCTGCTGCCGGCGCTGCGCGCGGCGCCCGACGCGCCGGTGCTCGCCAACGGCTTTTCCTGTCGCCACCAGATCCGCGAAGGCGTGGCGCGCCAACCCCGGCACGTGGCCCTGCTGCTGCAGGCCGCCCTCGCCTGA